AACAAGCTTTCTTAAGAGGTAACAAATGTGGAGGCTTACCAGAAGTGTGGGAATGGCTGCAATCACAAGACTTGTAAAAGCCACTGAAGTCTGTTATAACAGAGGACCATCAAGAGATCAAAAAGCCAAAACCTTTATCAATGAatcaaccaaccaaaaaaaagggtCAAAAGCAAAAACACGAGGTAATACTACTTTACCGTGCAAGCGATGAAGGCCAAGAGAAGAAATGCCTGATCACTCAGACTCAGCTTGGCTATCGGATTGATAGAATGCAGAGAAATAGCTGGCCTGCCCACTTGCATCTTGAGGTTTTAAAGCGAATAACCTACAAATACACTAATCGACGCCTTAGACATTCCACCATGGGAGGAATCCAATGATTCCTGAGAACTCCATGGGTTTGAAAAACAGCAACTtgtatatgttaatttattatctttttgcattttattttgttaattgataaATAGTTAAATCCTATAATCTAAACCATAAATCATATACCCTAAACCATAAATCTAAACACTTTAGACTTTAattcttaaacatttttatcatttatcaattaacataataaaatgctaaaaaaatattctcataCCGATATTcttaaatattcataaattcataatataagTGTTCTTACACTATTAACaatcaatatataataatttttatgaatttatgaatatttaatataaaatatataaattcacacttgtaaaaacctttttaatgtttctcaataagttttaaatatttttacattttattttgttaattgaaattAGTGAAttgaaccctaaaccctaaatcttatACCctatagggtttagggtatagggtttagggttcacTCTTGAAACATGTTTCATTATttagaaattaacaaaataaaatgtaaaaatgttattgtaataataataacatatagtaggaataaatataaaatcacatattatgagttataatacttaactacatactaaaaaaaaaactataaactaaaataaCCATTTTGCAAATGAAGTTGATGATAAGTGTTATAtggccaaacaaaaaaagtgattagaaaagagttttagaacatatattttattttcattaatttaaaacatattgGAAAATTAACCtactaattaaaattgaaagaaaaaatagcaaaaaatgctaaaatctaaaatgcaaataaaaattgTCATTGGCTAACTCATTAAGAGAAGGATCCCACTGCGTTTAATATAGACCATTGATTGCAGTGAATCCAATGGACACAAACTTTAATCCCTATTTAGTATTTGATTGGCTAAGCCGTTAAAGTAAGGATCACATCATGTGTAATATGAACCgttgattaaaataaatctaaCGGACACTAAtccttttatcttttcttttcactCACTCTCCTCTTTagtcttttctcttcttcttcaatcgatTCAATTGAATCGACTAACAAATTATTTTCGAATTAGAATCACAGCTTGAACCCTACGAGATCTTTGTTTCGAGTACGCGTTTCTTTTTTACCTTCGCTTGTCTGCTCTTCTGTAATTTTggattcatttttttgtttctaccaGATTCGGTGAGTCTTGGTTTCGAAATCCGAGATCTGTTTTCAATTTGTATTCATCGGTTGAATAACATCTATAATATGTTTCCTCTTGTTTTTAACGATCTAATGCATTCTTTTACTGGGTTTATCTGTTGCAGAGCTGATATAATCGCAGGAGGAAGAACAAGAGGTTATTGAGTCGGCTCCTGCTATCCAACTCGGagtttttatttactttgtaatagaatttttttctaTCACTGTTtcatacaaataataataaaatatcctactataataataaactaaccttaaaatgtgtaaaaaattacatttaattactattagaaaacttttttaagattaataaattaattaaaaaataaaaaatgcgaacagattaaatataaaaaatctagaaaaataaaaaaaaatctattcaaatcaaaactaatatgtacttgaaaaaaataaaaattaatttatacttaaaaaattactttctctcccgaataaaaaaaatatattcaaatcaaaactaatttataatttaaaaattattttctctctctaataaattattgacaaaattactaaatatttttttttaaatataaaccaatcacaattcaaaaactaagatttcatatccaagtagacaataaaattatttttaataactagatttcaaagattttttttttgtcaacaaaagattagctcaaacgagccaatttggtagaaaattgtttacatacaaaacatgatgcggagaGGTACGCGCTAgatttcaaagtttttattaagatttcaatTATGATTCTactaccatctttttttttattttatttacaaattgtttgaaatttttatataatatttatgattaataaatatgcagaattttatttacatatgttgtgatttgaatttttaaaaacaaatatatattactcaatctatggaaaaatgtgtattttaattttcacattggcgggttggtaaaattaaatttatatagttgataaattataaattttattttctcacaattataatattaaaattactatttcatatttcacaaaataatgatgcaaatacaacaaacaagcaataTCAAACAAGCAATATcaaactgtaatatacatcaaaaataaaatactataatatttttaaataattaataatcaaaactacatatataaatttacagaaaaattaaaaataaatattatctcagataaaataactttttaaaagaaatataacaataacttttattactatattataattttttttttaaatattgacccgtgctttaagcacgggatatctcctagtgttatttttatttcagtatacatattttatatatcaatttacTCCCAAAATGATTAaataactgtatatatatataattaaatacacAATTACAGTATAATTCCACAAATACTGTATAAATACATAAATGcaatataaatacataaagaTTGTATAATACATAACTTACATATATTAATAGCAAATAATAATTGCTATTGTCTATTTAAAGATTGCATAATGAAAAATGCTATGTTATCAAATATCTTAATAGCAGTTACAAAAACCGCTATATAAAGTGTCCGACCTATTATAACGGGAGCAGACATAGCGATCATACAATAGCGTTTTTCCGATGCTAAGGAAACCCTTATTTCCTGTAGTGATCGTATGcctgaccgtaatggtctcggtCCTCACATCCACTTATCAGGCCCTAAATCATAtagaaaaaaatccaagatGATCTGGTACTAAgtcatttatattttgttagttacattTATCAACATTTCTATTTTATCTAGTACTAACCATTCTTTAATTTCTAACATTGCAGGAAGAGGAGTTGGGAAGAGAGGTCAGTATGGGTgaagtttttttcaaaacacatacaaagccGGATGGTTCGTATGTTGATGGTAAGGCAGAGAAAATCCATCAAGCTTATCAGCAGAATTTGCAAGAGAAGATGGCTGATCTCGAGGCAGATTCAACTGTTTCAGATGGTACTTCACACCGTCGGGAGCTCACTACCGATGAATGTACTGTCATCTTTCTTGAGGTAAAGTAGCATTTCTACTCGATCATGCgtttgttttgctctttacCTCTTTacttactgtttttctttttctagaaaCAATGCACTGAGAGGGATTCACGTGGAACTCCTTATGGTGTTGGAAGCCTCAATGATACTCTTGGCAAGGGCAAGGGCAATCAACCATCAGAAACGGAAGCCTTTCTCACACTACAAGAGCAACTGAAGGAAACCCAGAGCCAGATTGAAGTTCAGGCTGAAATCCAGGCGACTCTCAACGCTGAAGCTGCTGCTCGAGAAAAAATGACTGCTCTCCTTGTGGCTGAGCAGAAGCACGAGATCAAAGAGTTGACGATGATGGCAAAGTTTATACGCCACACTAATCCAGCCTACTTGGAGTTTATAGCCTCTCAATCTTCCATGATCAACTCCACAACCTTTGCATATTGTTTCTCAACTCATGAACTAAGTTCTTGTATTCAGTTTTTTATGTgttataaactttttctttctatgcTTTTCgtttgatttctattttggaCTTGTGTATGTTATGGTTTTAATACAGTTATGGTTATGTTTATAATgtgttttcattagatttttcatttaataaatcagtattaaaatcaGGATTAAAATCAgggttacaaaataataaaaaccagtaaatttcattattttctaaaacaaagtaGTCGCTATATAGTCGTCATTTAGTCGGCAAATTGTCATTAAATTGAGGGTAAATAGTCGCAGAATAAAACGACTAATTTCAGACTAAAGTATTGCAAGTTTTATTCATGTAAATACGTCGTAACTTTGTCGCagattagtcgctaaatttagcgactaatacACGACTAATGCTAATATAATCGTTAAATTGTCGGCAAATTGTTGCCGTATTTGGTTACTAAGTGACGACAATGCAACGACAAAGTAACGACAACGCTATATCAGCgttaaatagtcgctaaataacgactatttaacgactatACGAATTAGCAACAAAATTTTACCTACAACAGtaattagtcgctaaatagtcgtGTATATGTTCATTTaacgactatttagcgactatttacACAGTGGCCGttggcctgttttcttgtagtgattgaCTGaatagttgatttttttgtgagatttaagcaacagattttttttttcttattttctatttatttttaggatttattggTTTCAAAAATTGTaagatcaaaaatatatatacatatatatatatatatatatattatatgttacaaGCATCATGTAGAAATACAATTTTAGAAGTCAACCAAAAGCATAAAAGTTGAGTAACGAAATACTAAAATGGTATTTATGGATGTCATCATGTGGATGAGGTGTTATGGATACCAATTAGTTATACATTATCCTACACTTCCAAACAAACTCAATGCTCTCAAATTCTTACAAACAAAGATTCATGGACAATATTGTTATGTAAGCAAGTAGACATGACTTCCTGGACAccttaaaattattttccacCATGTTAAGAAACATAAACTATGTTCTCTGAAAGTTGATGTCCAAGAGACAATGATCATATATGGTCAGTTTCTTTGTGGCATCAACAGCCAATTCTcatatttttcctttct
The genomic region above belongs to Camelina sativa cultivar DH55 unplaced genomic scaffold, Cs unpScaffold00609, whole genome shotgun sequence and contains:
- the LOC104773667 gene encoding uncharacterized protein LOC104773667; its protein translation is MGEVFFKTHTKPDGSYVDGKAEKIHQAYQQNLQEKMADLEADSTVSDGTSHRRELTTDECTVIFLEKQCTERDSRGTPYGVGSLNDTLGKGKGNQPSETEAFLTLQEQLKETQSQIEVQAEIQATLNAEAAAREKMTALLVAEQKHEIKELTMMAKFIRHTNPAYLEFIASQSSMINSTTFAYCFSTHELSSCIQFFMCYKLFLSMLFV